A DNA window from Rhinolophus sinicus isolate RSC01 linkage group LG10, ASM3656204v1, whole genome shotgun sequence contains the following coding sequences:
- the CAMK1 gene encoding calcium/calmodulin-dependent protein kinase type 1 isoform X3 — translation MPGAVEGPSWKQVEDIRNIYDFREVLGTGAFSEVILAEDKRTQKLVAIKCIAKKALEGKEGSMENEIAVLHKIKHPNIVALDDIYESGGHLYLIMQLVSGGELFDRIVEKGFYTERDASRLIFQVLDAVKYLHDMGIVHRDLKPENLLYYSLDEDSKIMISDFGLSKMEDPGSVLSTACGTPGYVAPEVLAQKPYSKAVDCWSIGVIAYILLCGYPPFYDENDAKLFEQILKAEYEFDSPYWDDISDSAKDFIQHLMEKDPEKRFTCEQALQHPWIAGDTALDKNIHQSVSEQIKKNFAKSKWKGQWLATAVETAAWSRARNCPPHCPTSSRTLDPGLGSPVGEGWGVACSPSLPELGSSPAPCPPYPFPYHSSTAFSIQMFLFYCSFL, via the exons ATGCCGGGGGCAGTGGAAGGCCCCAGCTGGAAGCAGGTGGAGGACATTAGGAACATTTATGACTTCCGTGAAGTTCTGGGAAC GGGAGCCTTCTCAGAGGTCATCCTGGCAGAAGATAAAAGGACTCAGAAGCTGGTGGCCATCAAATGCATTGCCAAGAAGGCTCTGGAGGGCAAGGAGGGCAGCATGGAGAATGAGATCGCTGTGCTGCACAA GATCAAGCACCCCAATATTGTTGCCCTGGATGACATCTATGAGAGTGGGGGCCACCTCTACCTCATCATGCAGCT GGTGTCGGGAGGGGAACTGTTTGACCGCATTGTGGAAAAAGGCTTCTACACAGAGCGGGATGCCAGCCGCCTCATCTTCCAGGTGCTGGATGCTGTCAAGTACCTGCACGACATGGGCATCGTCCACCGGGACCTCAAG CCAGAGAATCTGCTGTACTACAGCCTGGATGAGGACTCCAAGATCATGATCTCTGACTTTGGCCTTTCCAAGATGGAGGACCCCGGCAGTGTCCTCTCCACGGCCTGCGGGACCCCAGGATACGTGG CCCCTGAGGTCCTGGCCCAGAAGCCCTACAGCAAAGCAGTGGATTGCTGGTCCATTGGGGTCATCGCCTACATCTT GCTCTGCGGTTATCCCCCCTTCTATGACGAGAATGATGCCAAACTCTTTGAACAGATTTTGAAGGCCGAGTACGAGTTTGACTCTCCTTACTGGGACGACATCTCTGACTCTG CCAAAGACTTCATCCAGCACTTGATGGAGAAGGATCCAGAGAAGAGGTTCACCTGTGAGCAGGCCTTGCAGCATCCGTG GATTGCAGGAGATACAGCTCTAGATAAGAATATTCACCAGTCGGTGAGCGAGCAGATCAAGAAGAACTTTGCCAAGAGCAAGTGGAAG GGCCAGTGGCTGGCTACTGCTGTCGAGACTGCTGCGTGGAGCCGGGCCCGGAACTGTCCCCCACACTGCCCCACCAGCTCTAGGACCCTGGATCCAGGGTTAGGATCCCCTgtgggagagggttggggagtagcctgctccccttccctcccagaaCTGGGGAGTTCTCCTGCCCCATGCCCTCCCTACCCCTTTCCTTACCACTCTTCCACTGCATTTTCCATacaaatgtttctattttattgttcCTTCTTGTAA
- the CAMK1 gene encoding calcium/calmodulin-dependent protein kinase type 1 isoform X4, whose amino-acid sequence MPGAVEGPSWKQVEDIRNIYDFREVLGTGAFSEVILAEDKRTQKLVAIKCIAKKALEGKEGSMENEIAVLHKIKHPNIVALDDIYESGGHLYLIMQLVSGGELFDRIVEKGFYTERDASRLIFQVLDAVKYLHDMGIVHRDLKPENLLYYSLDEDSKIMISDFGLSKMEDPGSVLSTACGTPGYVAPEVLAQKPYSKAVDCWSIGVIAYILLCGYPPFYDENDAKLFEQILKAEYEFDSPYWDDISDSAKDFIQHLMEKDPEKRFTCEQALQHPWIAGDTALDKNIHQSVSEQIKKNFAKSKWKQAFNATAVVRHMRKLQLGTSQEGQGQAASHGELLTPAAGGPVAGYCCRDCCVEPGPELSPTLPHQL is encoded by the exons ATGCCGGGGGCAGTGGAAGGCCCCAGCTGGAAGCAGGTGGAGGACATTAGGAACATTTATGACTTCCGTGAAGTTCTGGGAAC GGGAGCCTTCTCAGAGGTCATCCTGGCAGAAGATAAAAGGACTCAGAAGCTGGTGGCCATCAAATGCATTGCCAAGAAGGCTCTGGAGGGCAAGGAGGGCAGCATGGAGAATGAGATCGCTGTGCTGCACAA GATCAAGCACCCCAATATTGTTGCCCTGGATGACATCTATGAGAGTGGGGGCCACCTCTACCTCATCATGCAGCT GGTGTCGGGAGGGGAACTGTTTGACCGCATTGTGGAAAAAGGCTTCTACACAGAGCGGGATGCCAGCCGCCTCATCTTCCAGGTGCTGGATGCTGTCAAGTACCTGCACGACATGGGCATCGTCCACCGGGACCTCAAG CCAGAGAATCTGCTGTACTACAGCCTGGATGAGGACTCCAAGATCATGATCTCTGACTTTGGCCTTTCCAAGATGGAGGACCCCGGCAGTGTCCTCTCCACGGCCTGCGGGACCCCAGGATACGTGG CCCCTGAGGTCCTGGCCCAGAAGCCCTACAGCAAAGCAGTGGATTGCTGGTCCATTGGGGTCATCGCCTACATCTT GCTCTGCGGTTATCCCCCCTTCTATGACGAGAATGATGCCAAACTCTTTGAACAGATTTTGAAGGCCGAGTACGAGTTTGACTCTCCTTACTGGGACGACATCTCTGACTCTG CCAAAGACTTCATCCAGCACTTGATGGAGAAGGATCCAGAGAAGAGGTTCACCTGTGAGCAGGCCTTGCAGCATCCGTG GATTGCAGGAGATACAGCTCTAGATAAGAATATTCACCAGTCGGTGAGCGAGCAGATCAAGAAGAACTTTGCCAAGAGCAAGTGGAAG CAAGCCTTCAATGCCACGGCTGTGGTGCGGCACATGAGGAAGCTACAGCTGGGCACCAGccaggaggggcagggacaggcGGCAAGCCACGGGGAGCTGCTGACACCAGCAGCTGGGG GGCCAGTGGCTGGCTACTGCTGTCGAGACTGCTGCGTGGAGCCGGGCCCGGAACTGTCCCCCACACTGCCCCACCAGCTCTAG
- the CAMK1 gene encoding calcium/calmodulin-dependent protein kinase type 1 isoform X1: MGRVGPFPPPTSAASLTGALAVARGPWAMPGAVEGPSWKQVEDIRNIYDFREVLGTGAFSEVILAEDKRTQKLVAIKCIAKKALEGKEGSMENEIAVLHKIKHPNIVALDDIYESGGHLYLIMQLVSGGELFDRIVEKGFYTERDASRLIFQVLDAVKYLHDMGIVHRDLKPENLLYYSLDEDSKIMISDFGLSKMEDPGSVLSTACGTPGYVAPEVLAQKPYSKAVDCWSIGVIAYILLCGYPPFYDENDAKLFEQILKAEYEFDSPYWDDISDSAKDFIQHLMEKDPEKRFTCEQALQHPWIAGDTALDKNIHQSVSEQIKKNFAKSKWKGQWLATAVETAAWSRARNCPPHCPTSSRTLDPGLGSPVGEGWGVACSPSLPELGSSPAPCPPYPFPYHSSTAFSIQMFLFYCSFL, from the exons ATGGGCAGGGTTGGGCCTTTCCCACCCCCGACCTCTGCCGCAAGCCTAACAG GAGCCCTGGCTGTGGCCAGGGGGCCGTGGGCCATGCCGGGGGCAGTGGAAGGCCCCAGCTGGAAGCAGGTGGAGGACATTAGGAACATTTATGACTTCCGTGAAGTTCTGGGAAC GGGAGCCTTCTCAGAGGTCATCCTGGCAGAAGATAAAAGGACTCAGAAGCTGGTGGCCATCAAATGCATTGCCAAGAAGGCTCTGGAGGGCAAGGAGGGCAGCATGGAGAATGAGATCGCTGTGCTGCACAA GATCAAGCACCCCAATATTGTTGCCCTGGATGACATCTATGAGAGTGGGGGCCACCTCTACCTCATCATGCAGCT GGTGTCGGGAGGGGAACTGTTTGACCGCATTGTGGAAAAAGGCTTCTACACAGAGCGGGATGCCAGCCGCCTCATCTTCCAGGTGCTGGATGCTGTCAAGTACCTGCACGACATGGGCATCGTCCACCGGGACCTCAAG CCAGAGAATCTGCTGTACTACAGCCTGGATGAGGACTCCAAGATCATGATCTCTGACTTTGGCCTTTCCAAGATGGAGGACCCCGGCAGTGTCCTCTCCACGGCCTGCGGGACCCCAGGATACGTGG CCCCTGAGGTCCTGGCCCAGAAGCCCTACAGCAAAGCAGTGGATTGCTGGTCCATTGGGGTCATCGCCTACATCTT GCTCTGCGGTTATCCCCCCTTCTATGACGAGAATGATGCCAAACTCTTTGAACAGATTTTGAAGGCCGAGTACGAGTTTGACTCTCCTTACTGGGACGACATCTCTGACTCTG CCAAAGACTTCATCCAGCACTTGATGGAGAAGGATCCAGAGAAGAGGTTCACCTGTGAGCAGGCCTTGCAGCATCCGTG GATTGCAGGAGATACAGCTCTAGATAAGAATATTCACCAGTCGGTGAGCGAGCAGATCAAGAAGAACTTTGCCAAGAGCAAGTGGAAG GGCCAGTGGCTGGCTACTGCTGTCGAGACTGCTGCGTGGAGCCGGGCCCGGAACTGTCCCCCACACTGCCCCACCAGCTCTAGGACCCTGGATCCAGGGTTAGGATCCCCTgtgggagagggttggggagtagcctgctccccttccctcccagaaCTGGGGAGTTCTCCTGCCCCATGCCCTCCCTACCCCTTTCCTTACCACTCTTCCACTGCATTTTCCATacaaatgtttctattttattgttcCTTCTTGTAA
- the CAMK1 gene encoding calcium/calmodulin-dependent protein kinase type 1 isoform X2, with protein MGRVGPFPPPTSAASLTGALAVARGPWAMPGAVEGPSWKQVEDIRNIYDFREVLGTGAFSEVILAEDKRTQKLVAIKCIAKKALEGKEGSMENEIAVLHKIKHPNIVALDDIYESGGHLYLIMQLVSGGELFDRIVEKGFYTERDASRLIFQVLDAVKYLHDMGIVHRDLKPENLLYYSLDEDSKIMISDFGLSKMEDPGSVLSTACGTPGYVAPEVLAQKPYSKAVDCWSIGVIAYILLCGYPPFYDENDAKLFEQILKAEYEFDSPYWDDISDSAKDFIQHLMEKDPEKRFTCEQALQHPWIAGDTALDKNIHQSVSEQIKKNFAKSKWKQAFNATAVVRHMRKLQLGTSQEGQGQAASHGELLTPAAGGPVAGYCCRDCCVEPGPELSPTLPHQL; from the exons ATGGGCAGGGTTGGGCCTTTCCCACCCCCGACCTCTGCCGCAAGCCTAACAG GAGCCCTGGCTGTGGCCAGGGGGCCGTGGGCCATGCCGGGGGCAGTGGAAGGCCCCAGCTGGAAGCAGGTGGAGGACATTAGGAACATTTATGACTTCCGTGAAGTTCTGGGAAC GGGAGCCTTCTCAGAGGTCATCCTGGCAGAAGATAAAAGGACTCAGAAGCTGGTGGCCATCAAATGCATTGCCAAGAAGGCTCTGGAGGGCAAGGAGGGCAGCATGGAGAATGAGATCGCTGTGCTGCACAA GATCAAGCACCCCAATATTGTTGCCCTGGATGACATCTATGAGAGTGGGGGCCACCTCTACCTCATCATGCAGCT GGTGTCGGGAGGGGAACTGTTTGACCGCATTGTGGAAAAAGGCTTCTACACAGAGCGGGATGCCAGCCGCCTCATCTTCCAGGTGCTGGATGCTGTCAAGTACCTGCACGACATGGGCATCGTCCACCGGGACCTCAAG CCAGAGAATCTGCTGTACTACAGCCTGGATGAGGACTCCAAGATCATGATCTCTGACTTTGGCCTTTCCAAGATGGAGGACCCCGGCAGTGTCCTCTCCACGGCCTGCGGGACCCCAGGATACGTGG CCCCTGAGGTCCTGGCCCAGAAGCCCTACAGCAAAGCAGTGGATTGCTGGTCCATTGGGGTCATCGCCTACATCTT GCTCTGCGGTTATCCCCCCTTCTATGACGAGAATGATGCCAAACTCTTTGAACAGATTTTGAAGGCCGAGTACGAGTTTGACTCTCCTTACTGGGACGACATCTCTGACTCTG CCAAAGACTTCATCCAGCACTTGATGGAGAAGGATCCAGAGAAGAGGTTCACCTGTGAGCAGGCCTTGCAGCATCCGTG GATTGCAGGAGATACAGCTCTAGATAAGAATATTCACCAGTCGGTGAGCGAGCAGATCAAGAAGAACTTTGCCAAGAGCAAGTGGAAG CAAGCCTTCAATGCCACGGCTGTGGTGCGGCACATGAGGAAGCTACAGCTGGGCACCAGccaggaggggcagggacaggcGGCAAGCCACGGGGAGCTGCTGACACCAGCAGCTGGGG GGCCAGTGGCTGGCTACTGCTGTCGAGACTGCTGCGTGGAGCCGGGCCCGGAACTGTCCCCCACACTGCCCCACCAGCTCTAG